The Streptomyces sp. NBC_00306 sequence GCTTGGCCGAGGTGATCACGACATCACGCTCGGTGTCGTCGAGGATCGCCTTGCCGGAGACCGTGCCGCGCACCGCCTGGCCGACGGCCAGACCCAGCGTGGTCTCGTTGAAGCCCGCGTCCGCGGCCTTCGCGTTGGCCTTCACCGAGATACGGGGGATGCTCTGCGCCAGGTCGCTCTGGACGTCGGTGACGTCGTCGAGTCCGGCGACCTCCTTGCGTACCGCTTCGGAGGCCTTCTTCAGAACGTCCGCGTCGGCCGCCTTCACCACGACGCTCAGGTCCTGGCTGCCGAAGCCGTCGCCCGCCGCGATCGTGGTGTCGCCGATACCGTCCAGCTTCGCGAGCTCGGCGTCGATGCGGTCGCGGGTCTTCTCGTACGAGGCCGCGTCCTTGAGCGTCAGCTGGTAGGAGGCCTGGTTGGCGCCCGTGCCGCCGCCGAAGGCCGCCATGAAGCCGGAGGAACCGACGGTGACCTGGTAGTTCTTGATCTCGTCCAGGCCGTCGAGGACCTTCTCGACCTTCTTCGCCGACGCGTCGGCCGCGTCCAGGCCGGTGCCGACCGGCAGCTCCTGCTTGATCGACATGACCTCCTGCTCGCCCTGGTCGAAGAAGTTGGTCTTGAGCAGGCCGGCCATGCCGAAGGTGCCGAAGAGGATGACGACCGCGAGCACGATGCTGGTGATGCGGCGACGGGTCGCGAAGCGCAGCACGGGCACGTACATCCGCTGGAGCGGGCTGCGCTCCTCCTTCTCCTCGGCCACCCGGCGCGCCTCGTCCGGGTCCATGCCCCGGACGGCCTTCGGCGCGCGCAGGAACCAGAACGACAGGACGGGGACGACGGTCAGGGAGACCAGGAGGGAGGCGAGCAGGGCCGCCGTGATGGTGAGGCTGAACGAGCCGAACAGCTCGCCGACCATGCCGCCGACCAGTCCGATCGGCAGGAAGACGGCGACGGTGGTCAGCGTGGAGGAGGTGACCGCGCCGGCGACCTCCTTGACGGCCGTGATGATCGCGGCCTGCCGCTCCTCGCCATAGCCGAGGTGCCGCTTGATGTTCTCCAGGACCACGATCGAGTCGTCGACGACGCGGCCGATCGCGATGGTCAGCGCGCCGAGGGTGAGCATGTTCAGCGACAGGTCACGGGTCCACAGCACGATCAGCGCGAGGACGACCGAGAGCGGGATGGACACCGCGGTGACCAGGGTCGAGCGCAGCGAGGCGAGGAAGACCAGGATCACGATGACCGCGAAGACGAGGCCGAGCGCGCCCTCGGTGGTCAGACCCGAGATCGACTTGGAGACGGCGGGGCCCTGGTCGGAGACGACCGTGAGCTCGGCGCCGCTGCCGAGGTCCTTGCGCAGCTCGGGCAGCTTCTCCTGGACCGCGTCGGAGATGGCGACGGCGCTGCCGTCGTTGTCCATCGTGGCGAGGACGGCGAGGCTGGGCTTGCCGTTCGTCCGGGTCAGCGAGACGGCCGTGGCCGGGGTCTGCTTCACCGTGGCGATGTCACCGAGGCGCACCGGCTTGCCCTTGGCGGGCGGCGCCGGGGCGATCCGCAGGTCCTCGATCTGCTTCAGCGTGGTGTAACCGCCGCCTGCCTGGACCGTGAGGCTCTTGCCGTCCTCGTTGAACGACCCGGCCGGCAGGGTGGCCCCGCCCGCCTTGAGCGCCTCGGAGAGGCTCATCGTGTTGAGGCCCGCGGCCGCGAGCTTGCGGTCGTCGGGCGTGACGGAGACCTGGAGGTCCTGGACGCCGTCGATGGAGACCTGGCCGACACCCTCGATGTCCTCGATCGCCGGGACGACCGTCCGCTCCAGCTGGTCGGCGAGCGCCTGCTGGTCCTTCTGCGAGGTGACGGCGAGCACGACGGTCGGGATGTCGTCCGTGGAGCCGGCGACGACCTGCGGGTCGACGTCGTCCGGGAGCTGGGTACGTGCCCGGTTCACGGCCTGCTGGACGTCGGCGACGAGCTGCTTGGTCCCGTCCCCGTACTCGAAGCTGGCCATGATCACGGCGTTGCCCTCGCTCGCCGTGGACGTGATCCCCTTGATGCCGTCGACGGCCTTGATGGAGCTCTCGAGCGGTTCGACGACCTGCTTCTCGACCACATCGGGGGACGCGCCCTGGTACGGAGCGAGCACCGACACCATCGGCAGTTCGATGGAGGGCAGCAGCTGCTGCTTGAGCTGCGGGATGGCGATCGCCCCGAAGACGATCGCGACGATCGACATCAGACCGATCAGGGCCCGTTGCGACAGGCTGAATCTCGACAGCCAGGACATGGGGTCTCTCTTCTGTGGCGTGCGTGGCAGGAGGACTTCGCGGGCACGGTCGACTGCCCGCTTATACGATCAGCCATCCGGGAGGGCACACCCGTAGGCCCCAGGTCCCGTTCCTTATCTCGCGCATACCGCAGCTGGAGTACGCGGACGATCCGCTTCACTCCACCCTTGGACGGACCAGACCCGATTCATAGGCGATGACGACGAGCTGGGCCCGGTCGCGGGCGCCGAGCTTGGCCATGGCCCGGTTCACGTGCGTTTTCACCGTCAGCGGGCTGACGGCGAGGCGGGTGGCGATCTCGTCGTTGGAGTGGCCTCCGCCGACCAGGACGAGGACCTCGCGCTCCCGCACAGTGAGGGCCGCGAGCCGTTCCGAGTACGCCTCGGAATCCGGGCCGTCGTCCGAAGGGCCGCCCTGCGCGAGGAACTTGGCGATCAGGCCCTTGGTCGCGACGGGCGAGAGCAGCGCCTCACCGGCCGCAGCGATGCGGATGGCATTGAGCAGTTCGTCCGGTTCGGCGCCCTTGCCGAGGAAGCCGGAGGCGCCGGCCCGCAGCGACTGCACGACGTACTCGTCCACCTCGAAGGTGGTCAGCATGACGACCCGTACATGCGACAGTCCGGGGTCCGCGCTGATCATGCGGGTCGCCGCGAGACCGTCGGTGCCGGGCATCCGGATGTCCATCAGGACGACATCGGCCTTCTCCGACCGGGCGAGCGTGACCGCCTCGGCGCCGTCGGCGGCCTCCCCGACGACCAGCATGTCGGGCTCGGAGTCCACGAGGACCCGGAACGCGCTGCGCAGCAGGGTCTGGTCGTCGGCCAGCAGCACCCTGATCGTCATGTGTCCTCCCCCGTGCGGGCCTTGAAGGGCAGTATCGCCTGGACACGGAATCCGCCGCCGTAGCGAGGGCCCGCGCTGAGCGCGCCGCCGAGTGCGGTGACCCGCTCGCGCATGCCGAGCAGACCGTGACCGCCGCCGTCCGTCCGGCCGTCGGGCTCGTTGCCGTTGTCCAGCACCGTGACCTCCAGGGTCGGGCCGACACGGATCACGCTCACCTCGGCCTTGGCGTCCGGGCCCGCGTGCTTCTGCACATTGGTCAGCGCCTCCTGGATGATCCGGTACGCGGCGAGGTCGACGGCCGCGGGGGCCCGGTCGCCGTCGTCGGCACGGGCGACCTCGACGGGGAGGCCCGCCTGCCGGAAGGTGGTGACCAGCTCATCGAGCACATCGAGCCCCGGCGCGGGTTCGGTGGGCGCCTCCGGGTCGCCGGACTGGCGCAGCAGGCCGACGGTGGCCCGCAGTTCGTTGAGGGCCGAGCGGCTGGCCTCGCGCACATGCGCGAGCGCTTCCTTGGCCTGGTCGGGGCGCTTGTCCATGACATGCGCGGCAACGCCGGCCTGCACATTGACCAGGGCGATGTGGTGCGCGACCACGTCGTGGAGGTCGCGGGCGATCCGCAGCCGCTCCTCGGCGACCCGGCGCCGGGCCTCCTCCTCGCGGGTCCGCTCGGCGCGCTCGGCCCGTTCCCGTATGGCGTCGACGAAGGCCCGGCGGCTGCGCACGGCGTCGCCGGCGGCGGCCGCCATGCCGGTCCAGGCGAAGATGCCGACGTTCTCCTGCGTGTACCAGGGCGTCGAGCCGAACAGCATGGCCGAACCGGTGAGCACCCCCATGGTGAGCAGGCCGACCCGCCAGGTCGTGGGGCGGTCGGTGCGGGACGCGACGGTGTAGAGGGCGATCACGGCGCTCATCGCGACGGGGGCCGCGGGGTCCCCGAGGACGAGCTCGACGACGGACACCGCGGCGGTGAAGATCAGGACGCCCATGGAGTTGCGGCGGCGGAAGACCAGCGCGGCGGAGACCAGCACCATCAGCACCACGCTGCGCACCTCGGGGGTGCGGCCGCCGAACTTCGGGCCGTGCTCCCCGTTCGGGTCCGCGAACGAGCCGACGACCATGCACACCAGCACCGCGGCGGCCAGCGCTCCGTCGAACGCCAGAGGGTGCTCGCGGAGCCAGCGCTGGGTGCGGGCGAACCCGGTGGCGAGTGAGGTCACGTCGGGCAACGTTACGGCCCCTTGCGCGGGCGGTGTACGCCCCGGTGGGGCGGAGGGCCGAGGAGGGTCGCGGACGCGGTGCCGCGGCGGTCCGGCCCCCCGTGGCGCCGCGGCGGTCCGGCCTCCCGCGGCGCCGCGGGAGGCCGGCCTGCCGCACCCCCGCCGCGGGACGCGCAGACGGCACTGCCCCCCGGAGACCGGGGGGCAGTGCCGCTGTCGGAGTGCGCAGGACGGCCGGAGGCCGGACCGTCCGTCAGCCGGGGATCAGACCGTCGTCGCGGAGCAGCTTCCGTACGTCCTCGAGCGTCGCGTCGGGCGCCGGGAGAATCAGCTCGGACGGCTCCAGGGAGTCGTCCGGCAGAGGCTCGCCGAGCTCGCGGATTCTCTCCAGGAGCGCGTGGAGCGTGCGCCGGAAGCCAGGGCCGTCCCCGCTCTGCATCTCGGCGAGCAGTTCGTCGTCCAGCCTGTTGAGCTCGGCGAGGTGGCTGTCCGCCACGCTCACCTGGCCCTCCCCCATGATCCGTACGATCATGACGAGTCCCTACTGCTTGTCGAACTTCGGGGTGTTCTGCTGCGGAGCGGCGTCCTGCCGGCCGTCGCCGCCCTCGATGGCCTGCTGCGAGGAGGAGCCGCCGGCGAGCTCGGCCTTCATCCGCTGCAGCTCCAGCTCCACATCCGTACCACCGGAGATGCGGTCCAGCTCGGCGGCGATGTCGTCCTTCGCCATACCGGTCGGATCGTCGAGCGCGCCGGAGGCGAGGAGCTCGTCGATCGCACCGGCGCGGGCCTGGAGCTGCGCGGTCTTGTCCTCGGCCCGCTGGATCGCCTGGCCGACGTCGCCCATCTCCTCGGAGATGCCGGAGAAGGCCTCGCCGATCCGGGTCTGTGCCTGGGCGGCCGTGTACGTGGCCTTGATGGTCTCCTTCTTCGTACGGAAGGCGTCGACCTTGGCCTGCAGACGCTGGGCCGCGAGGGTGAGCTTCTCCTCCTCGCCCTGCAGCGTCTGGTGCTGCGTCTCCAGGTCCGTGACCTGCTGCTGGAGCGCGGCACGGCGGGAGAGCGCCTCGCGGGCCAGGTCCTCCCGGCCGAGCGCCAGCGCCTTGCGGCCCTGGTCCTCCAGCTTGGTGGACTGCCCCTGGAGCTGGTTCAGCTGCAGTTCCAGGCGCTTGCGGGAGGTCGCCACATCGGCGACTCCGCGACGCACCTTCTGCAGCAGCTCCAGCTGCTTCTGGTAGGAGTAATCGAGGGTCTCGCGCGGATCCTCGGCCCTGTCGAGGGCCTTGTTTGCCTTCGCGCGGAAGATCATCCCCATACGCTTCATGACACCGCTCATGGGCTTCGCGCGCCCCCTTCTGACGGACTAAAGCTCCAGCACTCCAACAGAACCCACAGTACGGGCCCTGCATCCATTACCGCACTGTTCAGGCGCGGATGCGCTCATCCCCAAGGACGACTGCTTCCCGGTCCGATCCGGCGCAAGGAGTAGGTGGCCATCAGGGAAACCTCGGGCAACGTCCGCTCTGTCCGGCTTGTCACCGGCTTCTGTCCCCTACAGACGCGCGGCGTTGCGGGATCGTTCCCCACCGGCGTTGGGTCCCTGCTCCGCACCCCGTACCCTTGGGCTTTGTGTTCCGTAGCCGTGCCAAGGAAGAGAAGGCCCCCACCGACAAGGTGACGGCGGACCTCTCCAAGCAGCCCCGCAGCCCCGAGGCCCCGAAGGGCCGCCCCACGCCCAAGCGCAGTGAGGCCCAGTCCCAGCGCCGCCGTGCCTCCACGGCGCCGGCCGACCGCAAGGAGGCCATGAAGCGCCAGCGGGAAGCCCGCCGCGCCGACCTGGCCAAGCAGCGCGAGGCCCTCGCGAGTGGTGACGAGCGGTATCTGCCCGTCCGCGACAAGGGGCCCGTGCGCCGCTTCGTCCGCGACTTCGTCGACTCCCGCTTCTGCATCGCCGAGTTCTTCCTGCCGCTCGCGGTGGTCATCCTCGTGCTGAGCATGGTCCGCGTGGGCCAGCTCCAGAACATCTCGCTGCTGCTCTGGCTCGGCGTGATCGTGATGATCATCATCGACTCGATCGGCCTGGTCTTCCGGCTCCGCAAGCAGCTCGCCGAGCGCTTCCCGGACGAGCCCAAGCGCGGCGCCGTCGCGTACGGCCTGATGCGCACGCTCCAGATGCGCCGCCTGCGTCTGCCCAAGCCTCAGGTCAAGCGCGGAGAGCGGCCCTGAGCACGGTCGGTTTCGAGGGAGGGGCGACCGCCTGGCTGAACGGCCTCAGCGGTCTGCGGAACATCGTGCGGCAGGAACTGGTCGCACGGCAGCTGGACGAGCAGATAGCCGGCCGCTTCCCGGTGGGACAGCGGCTGCGGATCCTCGACGTCGGAATGGGCCAGGGCACGCAGGCCCTGCGCCTCGCACGGGCCGGACACTCGGTGACCGGTCTGGAGTCCGACGCCGAGATGGTCGCCATGGCGCGGCAGACGCTCGCGACCGAGCCCGAGGGCATCCGTGAGCGGTTCCGCCTGATCGAGGGCGACGGCCGCGAGACGGGGGCGCACTTCCTGCCCGGCGCGTTCGACGTGGTGCTCTGCCACGGGGTGCTGATGTACGTGCAGGAGCCCGACGCCATGCTTGCCGGGCTCGCCCGGGTGCTGGCACCCGGCGGACTGCTCTCCCTGCTGGTGCGCAACGCCGACGCCCTGGCCATGCGCCCGGGGCTGGCCGGAGACTTTCCCGCCGCGCTGGCCGCCTTCGGCTCGGACTCCTACACCAACCGGCTGGGGCTGCCCGGACGGGCCGACCGGCTCGGCGCGCTGACCGCGACGCTGGCCGGGATCGCGGCGCCGCTGCACGCCTGGTACGGCGTGCGGGTCTTCACCGACGGGGCGGACAACGACGCGGACCTGCCGGCCCCCGAGGACCTGGACCGACTGCTGGCCGCCGAGGACCGGGCCGGGCGGACCGAACCGTACAAGCGGGTCGCGGCGCTGCTGCACCTGTGCGGCGTACGCGGCTGAGCGGCTGAGAGCCGGCGCGGTGGGGTCGGGTGACCGTGCCGCGCGTCAGCCCGCGTCAGGAGCGGCACGCAGGTCAGGTCCGGGGGCCGTTTTCGCGTCCCCCCTTCTGTGACCACCGCAGAGACCACCGGCCCCATGACCGGTAAGCCCGCCCGGAGTTCGACCGGAACGTCCGACGACAAGCCCCCCGTGAAGCTTCCCGCCCGCCAGACCTGGCGGGCGCTGTACACCCACTTCCGCCCGCACCGCTGGACCGTCGCGCTCGGGGCGTCGTTCACGCTCGTCGGCACGGTCGGCGGGCTGGCCCAGCCGCTCGCGGCCAAGACACTGGTCGACCGGCTCGGCGAGGACGAGTCGATCACCGCGATCCTGCTGCTGCTCACCGGCCTGGTGGTCGTCGGCACCGCGATCGAGGCCGTCGGCGCGTACATCCTGGAACGCACCGCCGAGTCCGTGGTGCTGGCCGCCCGCCGCACCCTGATCGGGCGGCTGCTGCGGCTGCGGCTCCCGGAGGTGGAGCGCACCCAGCCAGGCGATCTGATGTCCCGGGTCACCTCGGACACCACCCTGCTGCGCGCCGTGACCACCCAGTCGATCGTCTCGGCGGCGACCGGCGGACTCGCCTTCGTCGCCACCATCGTGATGATGGGCGTGATGGACCCGGTGCTGCTCGGCGTCACCCTCGGGGTCATCGTGCTGATCGGCGGCTGCGTGGCCCTGGTGATGCCGAAGATCGCGCATGCGACACGGCGTTCGCAGGAGGCGGTCGGAGAGATCTCGACCGTCCTGGAGCGGGCCTTCGGGGCCTTTCGCACACTGAAGGCCTCCGGCGCCGAGGAGCGCGAGACGGAGATCGTGGCGAAGGCGGCGCGGGAGGCGTGGCGGCACGGCATCCGGTCCGCGAAGTGGCAGTCGGTGGCGTGGTCGTCGGTGGGTCTCGCGGTGCAGGTGTCGTTCCTCGCGGTGCTCGGCATCGGCGGGGCGCGGGTCGCCTCGGGCGCGATCTCGGTGTCGACGCTGGTGGCGTTCCTGCTGTTCCTCTTCTATCTGATCGACCCGGTGTCCCGGCTGGTGGAGGCGGCCTCCCAGTACCAGGTGGGATCGGCGGCCATCGCGCGGATTGTGGAGGCGGAGCGGCTGGAGACGGAGGAGCTGGAGACGGAGGAGCTGGGGAAGGCGCCGACGGCCGCGGCCGTGGCCACCACCGGCCCGGCGTCCGTGGTCTTCGAGGACGTGACCTTCCGGTACCGCGACGAGCTCCCCTACGTCCATCACGGTGTCTCCTTCGCCGTGCCGGGCGCGGGCATGACCGCGTTCGTCGGCCCGTCGGGCGCCGGAAAGACGACCGTCTTCGGCCTGATCGAGCGCTTCTACGAGCCGACCGGCGGCCGCGTGTTCCTCGACGGACGGGATGTCCGGGACTGGCCGCTGACCCAGCTGCGCGCCGCGATCGGCTATGTCGAGCAGGACGCCCCGGTGCTGGCCGGAACGCTGCGGGAGAACCTGGTCTTCGCCGCGCCCGACGCGACCGAGGAGCAGATTCAGGACGTGCTCGTACGGGCCAGGCTGGACGCCCTCGTACGGCGGCTGCCTGACGGGCTGGAGACACTCGTCGGCCATCGCGGCTCCAAGCTGTCGGGCGGCGAGCGGCAGCGGGTGGCGATCGCGCGTGCGCTGCTGCGCCGGCCGCGGCTGCTTCTGCTCGACGAGGCGACCTCGCAGCTGGACGCGGTCAACGAGATGGCGCTGCGGGACGTGGTCACCGAGGTGTCCCGCGAGGTCACGGTGCTGGTGGTCGCCCACCGGCTGTCCACCGTGACGCTGGCGGACCGGATCGTGGTGATGGACGCGGGCAGGGTGCGGGCGGTGGGCACGCACGCGGAGCTCGTGGCGGGCGATCCGCTCTACGGCGAACTGGCGGCGACGCAGTTCCTGGCGTCGGCCCCGGGGGCCCCCTGATCGGCGGCGCACAGCGAGCTGCCCCGCAGCGGCAAAAGGGATACTCCGGACATGGATGCCTCCCCTCGCCGCCCCGGCCCCGCGCGCCGGCTGATGCTCCTGCTGACCGTCGTCGTGTGTGCGGCGGCGGCCGGCGGCTGCATGGCCATGTCCTCCTCGCAGCCGGAGACCACCACGCGCGCGATGGCACAACGCGACGGGGAGGACCTGCAGAGCGACTACCAGTCGGTGATCAGGGATTCACTGCCGTCGGTCGTGCAGATCCAGGCGGGCGACAGCCTGGGGTCCGGCGTCGTCTACGACACCAAGGGCCATGTGGTCACCAACGCCCATGTGGTGGGCGACGCGAAGTCGCTCCGCGTCACCATCGCGACGGGTGAGCAGACGCTGACGGCGAAGCTCGTCTCGTCCTATCCGCAGCAGGACCTGGCCGTGATCAAGCTGGATCCGGTGCCGGAGGGCCTGAAGCCGGCCACGTTCGGCGACTCGTCGAAGGTGGAGGTCGGGCACATCGTGCTGGCGATGGGCTCGCCGCTCGGTCTGTCGAGCAGTGTCACCCAGGGCATCGTCTCGGCGGTCGGCCGCACGGTCAGCGAGAGCGGTACGGGCGGGACCACCGGCGCGACGCTCGCCAACAACGTCGGCGGCGATCAATCCGGGCAACAGCGGGGGCGCGCTGGTGAACCTGGACAGCGAGGTGATCGGGATCCCGACGCTGGCGGCCGTGGACCCGCAGCAGGGCGAGGGTGCGGCCCCGGGCATCGGATTCGCGATCCCCGCCTCCATGGTGAAGACGGTCGCCGACCAGATCATCGCGAACGGCAAGGTGACCGACTCCGGCCGCGCGGCGCTGGGCATCACGGCCCGGACGGTGCTCGACGACAACTACGAGCCCTCGGGGGCGGCGGTGGTGGAGGTCGTGAAGGGGGGCCCGGCGGAGCAGGCGGGCCTGCGCGTCGGGGACATCATCACCAAGGTGGGTTCGACCGAGATCACGACGGTGACGTCCCTGGCGGAGGCGCTGGCCTCGATGAACCCGGGCGACAAGGTGGTGGTGGGGTACCTGCGGGACGGTGACTCCCGCACGGCACAGGTCACGCTGGGGGAGGTCTAGCGACACGGCCCGAGGCCCCGCACGGGCGCCCCCCGGAGTGCGGGAGGCGCCCTCGGCGGCCGGAGGGCCGCCGGCGGTCAGTCGTTCGCGTGGAGGCTCATCGGCCCGTAGATCTTGGTGGTGTCCTCCGAGAGCACCACCTGGTCCGCGCCGCCCTCCCGGAGTTCCTTCCAGTACTCACCGATCCACGACTCCGCGTCCCCCTGCGTCGTGAACTCCTCCGGCTGCACCGCCGGCTGGACCTCCGTTCCGTCGGACTTCTCGAACCGCCACGTCCACGCCATGTCCGCCTCCCAGGGCCCATCAGTGATCTCTATCCTGCCCGCAGCGTAGCCGGGCGCGCACGCCCCGCGGTGACACGGGAGGATCAGAGGCGTGGAACTGACTCTGCTCGGCACCGGCGCGCCCGCCGGACTCCCCCGGCCCGACTGCCCGTGCGCCGTGTGCGCCACCGCGCGCGGGGCTCGCGCGCGGGCCGCGACCGCGCTGCTCGTGGACGGGGCCCTGCTGCTCGACCTCACCCCCGGCGCCGCGCTCGCCGCAGCGCGTGCGGGGCATTCGCTCGTCGGCGTACGGCAGGTGCTGCTCACGCACCCCCATGACGGGCCCGCGGTCGATCTGCCCGCCGGGCTGCCCACGGCCGGGCGGGTGCCCGACGGCCGGGAGCTGACGCTGATCAGCGGGCACCGGGTGCGCGCCGTGCCGATGGACCACCCCGGCACCGGGTACGAGGTGACCTCGCCGGAGGGCGAACGCCTGCTGTATCTGCCGCCGTCCGGCGGTCCCGCCGGACTCGCCGAAGGGCTCGCCGCGTACGAGATGGTCGTCGCGGATGTGATCGGACGCCCCGACGCGATCGCCCGGCTGCGCGCCTCCGGGGCGATCGGCGCGACGACCGACGTCATCGCGGTCCACATCGACCACGACGTGCCCGGTGGTCCCGAGCTGGACCGCCGGCTCGCCGCCGCCGGCGCCCGGACCGTGCCCGACGGGACGACGCTGATCGTCGGCGAGTACCACGCCGTGCCGGACCTGCCCCGCCGCACGCTGGTGACCGGCGGTGCGCGCTCGGGGAAGTCGGTCGAGGCCGAGCGCAGGCTGGAGACGTTCCCCGACGTGGTGTACGTGGCCACCGGCGGGACCCGCGAGGGGGACACCGAGTGGGCGTCGAGGGTCGCCCAGCACCGGGACCGCCGCCCGGGAGCCTGGCGTACGGCGGAGACCTGCGATCTGGCGCCCCTGCTGAGGGAGGAGGGTCCGCCGCTGTTGATCGACTGTCTGTCGCTCTGGCTGACCGATGCGATGGACCGGGTCGGCGCGTGGGACGACGAGACCTGGCGGGAGAGCGGCGAGCGGGCGCTGCGCGAACGGGTCACCGAACTCGTCGCCGCCGTACGGGAAACGCCCCGTACCGTCGTCGCGGTGACGAACGAGGTGGGCTCCGGTGTCGTCCCCGCCACCCCGGCCGGCCGCCGGTTCCGCGACGAACTGGGCCGTCTCAACGCCGCCTTCGCCGCCGAGTGCGAGCATCTGCTGCTCGTCGTCGCAGGCCAGGCCCTGGTGCTCCGCAGCTGACACCCACGAGCGGGAGACCCGCCGGACCGGAACCGGCGGGGGCCCCGGCCCGCCGCCGACGCGGCGGCGGGTGTCTGTACTGTTCGGCGAATGAGCAGGCTGAATCTCGATGACTTCTCCGACCTGATCGAGCGACCCGACAGCGGCATGCGGCGCGAGGCCGAGGAACGCAGGGAGCGGCTGATCGTCCCGCCCGGCGCTCTGGGCCGGCTCGACGAGCTGGGTGAGTGGCTCTCCGCGGCGCAGGGCTCCGTCCCGGTCAAGGCCGTGGCGCAGCCGCGCGTGGTGCTGTTCGCGGGTGATCACGGGGTCGCCGAACTGGGCGTCTCCGGGCGGGAGTCCGGGTCCGCGCACCGGCTGGTGCGTGCCGTGCTGGACGG is a genomic window containing:
- a CDS encoding bifunctional adenosylcobinamide kinase/adenosylcobinamide-phosphate guanylyltransferase, coding for MELTLLGTGAPAGLPRPDCPCAVCATARGARARAATALLVDGALLLDLTPGAALAAARAGHSLVGVRQVLLTHPHDGPAVDLPAGLPTAGRVPDGRELTLISGHRVRAVPMDHPGTGYEVTSPEGERLLYLPPSGGPAGLAEGLAAYEMVVADVIGRPDAIARLRASGAIGATTDVIAVHIDHDVPGGPELDRRLAAAGARTVPDGTTLIVGEYHAVPDLPRRTLVTGGARSGKSVEAERRLETFPDVVYVATGGTREGDTEWASRVAQHRDRRPGAWRTAETCDLAPLLREEGPPLLIDCLSLWLTDAMDRVGAWDDETWRESGERALRERVTELVAAVRETPRTVVAVTNEVGSGVVPATPAGRRFRDELGRLNAAFAAECEHLLLVVAGQALVLRS